Within Longimicrobium sp., the genomic segment CACGTCGGGCGTCTCCACCGCGAAGCGCAGCATGGGGCCGCCCAGCGACAGGCGGATGCGGTGCGTCTGGTCGCTCGCCACGATGGCCATGCGCCGCACGGCCGCCTGCAGCGCGCCCTTGTCGGCCACCATCGACTTGTCGTTGTCCTTGGGGATGACCTGCTCGTAATTGGGGTACGGCCCCTCGATCAGCCGCGTGAAGATCTGCACGTCGGTGCCGCGGAAGCCGATGTGGTTCTCGCTGCGCCCCACCTCCACCGTCTCGTCCGGCCGGAACAGGCGCTGCACCTGCCCCAGGGCCTTGGGATGCACGATGAAGTCGCCCGGCGGCACCGCGGCGGCGCCGTTCTCCACCGACAGCGTCATCTTGGCCAGGCGGTGGCCGTTGGTGGCCACCATCCGCATCTCGCCCTCGCCCAGCTGCCAGAGCACCCCGTTCAGGATGGGCCGCGTCTCCTCGGTCGACGCGGCGAACGACACGTGGGTGATCAGCCGCTGCAGCTCCTGCCCGGTGACGCGCCAGCTCTCGGCGAAGTCCACCTTGGGAAAGGCGGGAAACTCGTCGCGGGGCAGCCCGTTCAGCCGGTACTTGGTGCGGCCGCTGGTGATCTGGATGGCGTCGCCCTGTGTGCCGAACTCCACGGTGCCGGGAAGCTCGCGGGCAATCTCCTGGAGCTTCTTGGCAGGCGCGGTGATGGCGCCGGCCTCGGCGACGTCGGCGGCCACCCGCACCGACACCGCGGTGTCCAGGTCGGTACCGCTCATCCTGACGGCACCGTCCTCGGCCTCGATCAGGATGTTCGACAGCACGGGGAGCGTGGTGCGGGTGGGAATGCTGCCCGCCACCGCGCCCAGCCCCTGCTGCAGGTTTTCACGCGTGATCGTGAATCGCATACGTCGGTCGCCAACGCTCGAGGGTGACCCGTTCTCCACGGGGAAGGGTTCTTACCACCATATAGATATCCAATCTAGTATTGGTAGTAGAGGGTGTGGATCTGTGGATACCGCCCCTCGCGCCCTACCAACCTGTGCTCTCGCAACCACCTGAACCGGTTCGGACCCTGTGGACTGAGGTTGTGGAGAACTGCCCGATTCCCCACGCTATACCCATTCCCACACCCGAGCCCGGTACTCCACAACTTCTCCACGAACTTCCCACACCGGTTGTCCACGGTGTTTTCCGGCGTCTCCCCGTCCGGATCCAGGCCTGCTTCCGGACAGGGATGACGCGTCGTCGACCCCGGGACCCGCCGACTGCGCGGGCGAATGAATTCGCTGCAACAAGCACACGAAGTCCACCTTCGTGGACTGCACGCTCTCGTGTGCCCTCGGCTATCGTGCGCGCCTGTTGCCGGCTCCTCGCCGGGTCTGCGCCCCTACCGGAGCGACGCGCGCAGCTCGTCTACCTTGCGGCGCAGCTCGGGGTCGGCCACCAGGTCCTCCTCCACCTTGGAGACGGAGTGGATCACCGTGCTGTGGTCGCGCCCGCCGAACAGCCTTCCGATCTCCACCAGGGCCAGGTCGAACATCTCCTTGATCAGGTACATCGCCACCTGTCGCGGGATGGTCAGGTCCTTGGTACGCTTCTTGGACTGCAGCGCCTCGCTGGTGGTGTTCCACGCCTGCGCCACCTTGTCGCGCACCCGCTCGGGAGAAACGCCACCCGGCGCGCCCGACGCGTCGGTGCCCAGCGGGTTGCCCAGCGCCTCGCGCGCCAGGGCCAGGTCGATGGGGCGCCGCGTGAGCGACGAGTAGGCCAGCAGCTTGATGA encodes:
- the dnaN gene encoding DNA polymerase III subunit beta codes for the protein MRFTITRENLQQGLGAVAGSIPTRTTLPVLSNILIEAEDGAVRMSGTDLDTAVSVRVAADVAEAGAITAPAKKLQEIARELPGTVEFGTQGDAIQITSGRTKYRLNGLPRDEFPAFPKVDFAESWRVTGQELQRLITHVSFAASTEETRPILNGVLWQLGEGEMRMVATNGHRLAKMTLSVENGAAAVPPGDFIVHPKALGQVQRLFRPDETVEVGRSENHIGFRGTDVQIFTRLIEGPYPNYEQVIPKDNDKSMVADKGALQAAVRRMAIVASDQTHRIRLSLGGPMLRFAVETPDVGTATEELPVEYDGDPLEIGFNAQYLLELLRYMPTDEVKMSFKAPERAATMQPIGNEDTPDYLCLVMPLRLLS